The Streptomyces hundungensis genome contains the following window.
CTGCACCTGGGCAACGGAGCCTCGGCCTCCGCGGTCCGCGGCGGTAGGTGCGTCGACACCTCGATGGGGCTCACCCCCCTCGAAGGCCTGGTCATGGGCACTCGTTCCGGTGACATCGACCCGGCGGTCACCTTCCACCTCATGCGCGTCGCCGGAATGTCGGCGGACGACATCGACGTCCTGCTCAACAAGAAGAGCGGCCTGGTGGGGCTGTGCGGCGACAATGACATGCGCGAGATCCGCCGGCGCTGCGACGAGGGCGACGAGAAGGCCCAACTCGCCTTCGACATCTACATTCACCGGCTGAAGAAGTACATAGGCGCCTATTACGCCGTACTCGGCAAGGTCGACGCGATCGCGTTCACGGCGGGCGTCGGCGAGAACGCCGCCCCGGTGCGGGAGGCCGCGGTCGCGGGCCTCGAGGAGCTGGGCCTGGCGGTGGACGGCGATCTCAACGCCGTACGGTCCGACCGTCCCCGGCTGATCTCCCCGGAGTACGCCAGGGTGGCGGTGGCGGTGGTGCCGACGGACGAGGAGCTGGAAATCGCCCAGCAGACGTATGCGCTGGTATCCCCCGCGCTGAATTCCTGAGCGGATTTCCGGTTTGCCTGGACGACACCTGAGCGCCATCCCGCCCATTTGTACATTCCACCAGACGGAATATTCCGCAGCGAAACAAACCGATAGGATCCGCCTTATGCGCCGTTCCAAAATCGTCTGCACACTGGGCCCCGCCGTCGACTCGCACGAGCAGCTCGTCGCTCTGATCGAGGCCGGCATGAGCGTGGCCCGCTTCAACTTCAGCCACGGCTCCCAGGCCGAGCACCAGGCCCGTTACGACCGGGTCCGCAAGGCCGCCGAGGAGACGGGCCGGGCGGTGGGCGTGCTCGCCGACCTCCAGGGCCCCAAGATCCGCCTCGCGAAGTTCGCCGAGGGGCCGGTGGAGCTGGTCCGCGGTGACGAGTTCACCATCACCGCCGAGGACGTCCCGGGCGACAAGTCGATCTGCGGCACCACCTACAAGGGGCTGCCGGGCGACGTCACCAAGGGCGACCCGATCCTGATCAACGACGGCAACGTCGAGCTCAAGGTCATCTCGGTCGAGGGTCCCCGGGTGAAGACCATCGTCATCGAGGGCGGTGTCATCTCCGACCACAAGGGCATCAACCTGCCCGGTGCGGCGGTCAACGTCCCGGCGCTGTCCGAGAAGGACATCGAGGACCTGCGGTTCGCCCTGCGGATGGGCTGCGACCTGGTCGCGCTCTCCTTCGTGCGCGACGCCGACGACGTCAAGGACGTCCACAAGGTCATGGACGAGGTCGGCCGCCGCGTGCCGGTCATCGCCAAGGTCGAGAAGCCGCAGGCCGTCGCCAACATGGAGGGCGTCGTCGCCGCCTTCGACGGTGTGATGGTGGCCCGTGGCGACCTCGCGGTGGAGTACCCCCTGGAGAAGGTCCCGATGGTGCAGAAGCGCCTGGTGGAGCTGTGCCGCCGCAACGCCAAGCCGGTGATCGTCGCGACCCAGATGATGGAGTCGATGATCACCAACTCGCGTCCGACGCGCGCCGAGGCGTCCGACGTCGCCAACGCGATCCTGGACGGCGCGGACGCGGTCATGCTCTCCGCCGAGTCCTCGGTGGGCGCGTACCCGATCGAGACGGTCAAGACGATGTCGAAGATCGTCGAGGCGGCCGAGGAGGAGCTCCTGTCCAAGGGCCTCCAGCCGCTGGTGCCGGGCAAGAAGCCGCGCACCCAGGGCGGTTCGGTGGCCCGCGCCGCCTGCGAGATCGCGGACTTCCTCGACGGCAAGGCGCTGGTGGCCTTCACCAAGTCCGGCGACACGGCCCGGCGCCTGTCCCGTTACCGCACCTGCCAGCCGATCCTCGCGTTCACCACGGACCCCGGCACCCGCAACCAGCTCGCGCTGAGCTGGGGCGTGGAGACCTATGTGGTCCCGCACGTGGACTCCACCGACGCGATGGTCGACCTGGTCGACGCCGAGCTGCTCAAGCTCAAGCGCTACAGCGAGGGCGACATCATGGTCATCACGGCCGGTTCGCCCCCCGGCATCCCGGGCACCACCAACATGGTCCGGGTGCACCACCTCGGCGGCACCGAGCAGCAGTAGTCGCGGCCCCACCCTCTGGAGGGCGGCACCCCGTCTCGTACGGGTGCCGCCCTCCGGTGCGTCCGCCTTCGGTGGGCCGGGGTGAGGGCGAGGGTGCGGGCCTTGCCCGTGCCCGCTTTTCCGGTCGTGGACGGGCTGAACGGGGTGGCCGTTCCATGAACAGCACGTGGCAAATTCCACGGCCGGACGGATCAACTCCGCGCCGTCTCCTGAGGTACGTTCACGTTCATGCGTCTTCCCATATCGCCGCAGGTCCGACGCGCACTCGTGGCGCTCACCGCCGCCGCGGCCGCCGCGGGCGCCGCCATCGGCCCCGCGTCAGCGAGCGGGCACCTCGCGACGCCGCCGAAGACACCGACTCCGGGGGCGCCCGGCGCCCCGGCCAAGAAGGAGCCGCCGGCGGGCATGTCGCAGGCGGGCGGCGCCCAGTTGGGGCAGCCCGGTGATCAACTCGGCGCGGGCGCACCGGCGTTGCCGCCGGGCCTGTCCGCGCTGTCCTGGGTGGTGGCGGACGCGGACACCGGCCAGGTGCTCGGGGCGCGCAACGCACACTGGCCGCTCCCCCCGGCCAGCACCTTGAAGATGCTCTTCGCGGACACCGTGCTGCCCGCGGTGCCGCACGACGCGAGCCGCACGGTCAGCGACGAGGACCTCAAGGGCATGGGCGACGGCAGCAGCGCGGTCGGCATCGTGCCCGGCCAGACGTACAAGGCGCCCGACCTGTGGCGCGGGGTGTTCCTGCGCTCGGGCAACGACGCGGTGCATGTGCTGGCCGCGATGAACGGCGGCGTCGAGAAGACGGTGGCCGACATGCAGAAGAAGGCCGAAGGGCTCGGCGCCAAGGACACCCATGTGCTGAGCCCGGACGGCTATGACGCGCCGGGCCAGGTCTCGTCCGCGTACGACCTGACGCTCTTCCTGCGCTCGGGCCTGAAGAACCGGGACTTCACGGAGTACTGCGGGACGGCGTCGGCCGACTTCCCCGGCGGCCCCAACACCAAGGGCAAGCCGTTCGGGATCTCCAACACCAACCGCATGCTGTCCGGCATCGACGGGGTGGCCAAGTACCCGGGTCTGATCGGCGGCAAGAACGGCTACACCACCAACGCGGGGAACACCCTGGCCGAGGCGGCCCGGCGTGACGGTCACACCATCCTGGTGACGGTGATGAACCCGCAGGAGAACAAGCACGACAAGGTTTACACGGAGATGCGCCAGCTTCTGGACTGGGGCTTCTCGGCGGCCGGCCGGACCCAGCCGATCGGCACCCTCGACCCGCAGGCACCGGCCGCCGCCGGCTCCGGCAAGGGTGCTTCGGCGAACGGCGACGCGGCCGGCCCGGGCGACGACGGCATCGGCGCGCTCGGCTGGGCGGGCATCGGCGCGGCGGTGGTCGTGGCCGGCGGGGCGGGCGTGCTGGTACTGGGTCGCCGGCGCCGGACGTCGAGGCCTCAGCGCGGCCGGGGCGTCTGAGCGGACGCGTTCGCGCCGATCAGCCGGTCGATGACCCGGGCGGCCAGGGGGTCTGAGACAGTGCCTCCGCGCCGGTCATCCAGTCGATGACCTGGGCGGCCGAGTAAGGGCGCCCGTCCGGGCTGAGGTCGGCGAGGAACCCGAGGTCCTGCCCGAGGGTCACCACGGGCGGCTCGACCGTCCCGCCCGGCCTGCGCTGCCCGAGCCCGACGGTCGCGAGCAGCCCGTTGCACAGACACATCCGCCCCGCGGTGTCCACGGCGTCACCACCCTTGCGCACATACGCGGCGACGGGTTCGGCGGCGCAGCGATAGACGAGGCCACCGTTGGCGGCGCGGGCCGGGGTGCGCAGATACCCGAGGTCGCACACGGGCCGCCGGGCGGCGCGGACCGGGTCGTCGGACAGGGTGCCGGGCAGTTCGGCGACCTTGAACGGGAAGGCGGTCGGCGAGGCCCGGGGGTCGTTGCGCACCCGCAGCGTCCCGGCGCGGGCCCGCTGCCTCAGTTCGGTCCGCAGCTCGTCCCGCAGCCCCGATTCCTGGCAGAGCGCGAACGCGCTGCCGAGCTGGACCCCCACGGCCCCCATCGCCCGCGCCTCGGCGAGCCGCTCGGGGTGGGCGGCGCCGCCCGCGAGCCAGAACGGGATGCCGAGGGCCGCCACCTTGGCGAGGTCGGGGTGGTCGCGCGGCCCGTAGACGGGCTCGCCCCCATCATCCAGGGCGAGCTTTCCGCGCGGCGGGGCGCTGTGCCCTCCGGCCCGGTGCCTCTCGATGACGAAGCCGTCGGGCCGGGTGGCCGGGTCGCGTACGAGGTAGGAGGCGAGGACCGGCAACGAGACGATGGCCAGCACGTCAGGCCTCCTCAACGGGCCGTACCCGTACCGGAGTTGAGCCATGACCCCACCCCTGGGGTCGAAGACGTGGGACAGGGGCTCCTCGTCGCCCTCCACGGTGACGAGGGTGGTGACGGGCTCCGCGCGGGCGAGCCGCGAGGCGAGGGCGGGGATCGGCCCCGGGATCCCCGCACCGACCAGGACGTAATCGACCCCGGCGAGGATCGCGCCGAACAGTGCGGGCGCGGTGGCGAGCTGGATCTTGGCCAGGTAGTTGACCCCGACGAGCCCGTCATGCCCTTCCTTGGCGAGCCACACCTCGACGAAGTTGCCGATCACGGTGAGGAGTTCGGCGTCCGCACCCCGCTCGACCCGTAGCCGCGCCATGGCCCGCATCCGCTCGCCGCGCACGACCCCGCCCTCGACGAAGTACCGGTCCAGCACGTACGCGGCCGCCTCCGGCACGGGGAACGCGGCGAGGGCCCGCCGCATGTGGCCGCCCGGATCCCCGAGCTGAAGCCGCCGCGCCAGCACGGCATCGAGCGCGGTCCCCGACACCACCCCGAGCTGCCCCCGCCCCGCCACTGCCCGAGCCAACTCCCACCCGGACACGGCAACGCCCATGCCGCCCTGGATGAGTGGGGGGTGGGGGCGGGTTGTCGTCGGCATACGGGGTCCCTTCTCGGATCGGCACGGCGGCCAGGCCAACAGGCCGATGGCCGCAACCTACGGAACCGTAGGTTGCTCCCTTCCGAGTGTGGGCCACCCCGACCGCGCGGACGCCCGCCGAAGGTCCCTTGTGGGGTGACCTTCGGCGGGCGTCATTGGGAATCGTCCGGGGTTACGTCGTCGGGTTGCCATCCGTGACGTAGTTGTGCAGGCCCGGGACCTTCAGAGTGCCGCCGAACTGGCCTGCCTGACGGATCGTCACGTTGGTGAAGAAGACGATCGGGATGTTCACCGGGGGCGGGGTCTCAGGGCTGAAGGTGATCGGAATGAGGCCGAGGAGGTTGCCCTTCAGCTCCTCCGTGTACATCGTCACGGTGCCGTTGGTGATCGTCGACTTCGAACCGGAACGAGCAACGACGTGAGCGGTGGTGGGCTTCCCGTTCACCTCGGGTCCGTACACCTGCTGGTCCAGGTTGTCGATGTCGATGGCCGACGCCGTGAACTTCAGGACCTTCTTGGTTGTCTCGCCCGCCTTGACCTCGACGATGCCCTCATAGTTCAGGCCGTACAGGGTCAGCTTCGAGCTCTTGAGGATCCAGGGCTGACTCGGCAGCGTCGGTACGCCACCGTCCAGCTTGGCCGCCGCGAGCGCCTTCGGGTCGGCGGTCGGGCAGGGGAAGCGGGGCTTGGCACCGTCGGGGATGGCGGTGTCCAGCTTGGGGTCCAACCCCTTTGCGGCGTCCGGGAGTTCGGTGACCTTCTGGCCGGCCTCGTCGGCCGCCTTCTTGATCGCCTCAGCCGTCTTGTCGAGCGTCGCGTCGCCCGTCTTCGCGGTGGGCGTGCTCGGCTTGGCCGACTTCGCCTCCGGCTTGGTCGACGGCTTCGCCGTGGCCTTGGGTGCGGCCGTGCTCGCCGACGGCTTCGGCGCGGGCGGCGTCGAGGTGCTCGGCGTGGGCGTCGAGGTCGGCGTGTCATGTATGCCGAAGAGACCCTTGAGCGCGTCCCCCAGACCCAGCGGGTCGAGCGGGTTGGTCTTCTTCGCGGGCGGCGGCGTCGCGGTCTGCGTCGCCGGCGGCTGAGCAGCGGTCGGCTGCTTGGCCGAGGGCGGGGTCACCGGCTTCAGAAGCTTGTCGACGGTGTCCCCGACAGAGCCGGTCGCGGTGGGCGTGGGCGTCTTGGAGTCCGCGGACTTGTCGTCCGCCGCCTTGTCGTCAGCCTTCGACGAGGCCGACGCCGACGGGCTCGGCGACGCCTTGCCGGACGCGCTGCTGGACGGGCTCGGCGAGGCCGAGGGGCTGTCCGAGCGGGTCACACAGGGGCCGGGTGCGAACGGGATGTCCGTCTTGTCGTCGGCCATCGCGAGCTTGGGCGTGAGGGACATGCCCATCAGGACGGCCGTGGGCATGGCGGCCAGGGCCATCGCCTTGCCGGCGGGCATGTGCCACTTGGTCAGCAGGGACTTCCTGGGAGCCGCGTGGCGCGGCCCTCTTCTTTCCCGCGGGTCGCCGCCTCCGGTCGAGTCCAGCTGCGTCTGGTCACCCCGCACTGTTCCTCCCGCCGTTGGCGTCAACTGTCGTTTCGGTGGCGGCGGTTCCAGGCTCCGGGGTGTTCTCGACCTGCTCGGCCTCGACCTTGTCGCGCCGACGCGGCTTGGTCGGCACCCAGGCGCAGGCCAGCGCACCGCCGAACAGGGAGAGCAGGAAGCCGATGACGAAGCCGCCGATGTTGGCGATGGGGATGGAGATCAGCGCCAGGAGGATCGCGGCGACGCCTGCGAACGTCCGCACCACACTGTGGAACCACATGGTCAGGCCGAGCGTGACCAGCAGAACGCCGATGATGAGCGAGCCCGCACCGGCCGTGGTCGACATGGCCAGCGTGACGTTCCCGAGGTGCATGTTGGCGTACGGGAAGTACATGATGGGCACGCCACCGGCCATGGTGAGCAGCCCGGCCCAGAACGGCCTGTGGCCCCTCCATGCCCGGAAACGAAGCCGCCAGTATCGGAAGTCGCGGGAACCCGTGGTCTCGGCGCTCATGGAAAACAGCTCCCTGGTACCGCAATTGCTGTGAGAAAGATGGAGAGTTCCAGTGGCCGCCGAACGCTGGAACGGTCAGCGGCCACCGGACGGAGTTCCTACTGCTTGAACTCGTCCTGCCAGGAGCCGCACTCGTTCTTCTTCGCGTCCTTGTCCACGGCCAGGCTGAGCTTGAGGCCGGGGAGCTTGAAAGAGCCGGCCGTGGTGGCCCACGCCCGCTGCTCCACGTTGCTCAGTTCCGCCCGGTCGGCTCGCTGCGCGAAGCCGTACTGGGAACCGGGCGCGACCTTGCCGTCAGCGCCGGGCTGGACCGAGGTGACGAGATTGCCGTCCTTGTCCCTCTTGCCCTCACCCGCTGCGACACCGATGTCGATGTGCGTGAACTTGGCATCGGTCGAGAGCTCGGAAACATCCAGGTAGATGTTGTCCGCAGCGATCTTTTCCTGGCCGCCGCCCGCCTTCAACTTCATGGTCACGTAGCCGAGGCCCATCGGCAACGGCTGCACCACCGACTGACACATCTTGCTGATGTCAGCGTGGCTGAAGCCCGAGACCACAACAGGGTTGTGCATGTCCTGGCCCTGGAGGGACTTGCCGGTGGCAACGCTCCCGTACTGCAAGAGGTTCTGGCCGTCCAGCTTCTCGGCCGTCACCTTGAAGTCGACACCCGACACACTGAACGACGCCGCCAGCGCGCCCTGCGCAAGGCCGACGCCTATCGCGGCCGTCGCGGCCACGCTCGGCACCATGACCAGAGCGAACCGCTTCCATCTGGTCCCGCCACGTACTTGGGACTCCATGACTTTCCTCCTTCTCGGACGTACATCTCCGGGACGGACCCTCAAGGGCTGTCACGGGATGGGAGAAGTGCTACGTCCTCGGGAAGGGGAGCGCACGGGAGGTCGATCGCGTACGACTCGCGCACCGTCCGACACCGGCGATCACCCCCGAGCGACAACCACTGGCCACGCGTTCGCGCAACCTCTGGACAGGCCCTGCCGGAGAGCAGAGACCCCCCTGTCCACGGCCGGTGTCAACGTCACCGGTCGGCTCGGTGGGGACCCAAGTGGGCGGCAGCGCCGAATGGCTGTCGGGCTGGTGCGTTATTGGACCGAGCGTGGCCGATCGTGGTCCATTCCGGGCCGGGGCACAAGGGGGGTCGTTACTAGCCAGTAACGGCCTGATAACCGAGGTGCGACCGGTCGGCATCGAGCGGGCACTCAGGGTGCCGCCGAGTGACCGGACAGAAGGGGAAATCGCCGCAGAAAAGCGGACGTAAGAAGCGGCTCAACTTACTGCAAGTAACAGCGGCCGCGTTTACCAAGTTTTGGCAAAGCGCGGCCGCCTCTTGTCTCTCTGTCGCCAAATCACCCGGCGGTTACCCCGCTCGGGCGCTCATTCGGTGACAGGTGGATGAACGCTCGACGGCGTCCACAGGAGGGTCAGAAGAGCACCCTCGCCAGGGCGGTTCGGGCCGCCGTGACGCGCGGGTCGTCCCCGCCGATCACTTCGAAGAGCTCCAGCAGACGTACCCGCGCGGCCTCGCGATCGTCACCGAACGTGCGCCGCACGGTCTCGACGAGCCGTCCGAAAGCGTCCTCGACGTGTCCGCCGACGAGATCCAGGTCGGCCGCGGCGATCTGCGCGGCCACATCGGCCGGCTTCTCGGCGGCGTCCTTGCGGACCTGCTGGGGGTCGAGCGACTGGACGCGCTGGAGCAGTTCGGCCTGCGCGAGGCCGAGCTTGGCCTCCGGGTTGCCGGGGTCGTCGCTCAGTACGTTGCGGTAGGCCTGGGCCGCGCCGGCCAGATCGCCCGAGTCGAGGGCGACCACGGCCGCTTCGAGCAGGGCGTCATACGGGCCGGCCGGGACCTGCGCGTCGGCGGCGGGCGCCTGGGCGTTCGGGTCCACCGGGATGCCGGTCAGACCGAAGCGCTCCTCGGCGACGAGCACCAGCTGGTCGAGGGTCTCGCGGATCTGCGCCTCCGGGGCCGCACCCTGGAAGAGCGGCAGCGCCTGGCCGGCAACGACCGCGAAGACGGCCGGGATCCCCTGGATCCCGAACTGCTGCATCAGCATCTGGTTGGCGTCGACGTCGATCTTGGCGAGGAGCAGACGGCCGTTGTACTCGACGACGAGACGTTCGAGCAGCGGGCCGAGCTGCTTGCAGGGCTCGCACCACTCGGCCCAGAAGTCGATGACGACGGGCACCTCGGAGGAGCGGGTCAGGACGTCGCGTTCGAAGGTGGCCTCGTCGACATCGATGACGAGCGCGGACGGTGCGACCGCCGGGGCCCCGCCCTGCCGGGCGGCCTCGGCTCGCGCCTGCTCCGCCTTGCTCTTGGCCTCTCCGGCCGCCTTCACCGCGGCGAGGTCGACGACGCCGCTCATGGACATGTTCCTAGGCTGCATGCGTACATCCTCCCCCTTCCGCGACGGTGCGTGGTGATCCGGTGGCAGGATCCGTGCCCACCCGGTGCCTCCCGCCGGATTGCGAGACATCGGGGGCCACGGACCGTGCCGCGGATCTTCTCTTGTGGCGCCTGGGTCCCCACCCCGGCGCCGGTGACATGTGGTTGTCGCTGAAGGCCGCTCAAGGCTTTCGCTACGAGTCGTAGCGTAACTGGTGCGGGCCCGGCGCACGGGGTGATCTCGCGCACACAGCGCGCCCCCTGGCGCGATTGCTACCGGCCGGTATGGTCGCCGACATGCCTTCTTCATCCCGCGCCGCGAGACGGTCCTGCACGGGTCGCACCGGTCGGCCCCGCAGCGCCGAGGCCGATGCGGCGATCCTGCTGGCGACCCGCGAGGCGCTGGTCGACCTGGGCTGGTCGAAGCTGACGATGGGGGACGTGGCGACGCGGGCCGGGGTCGCCAAGACGACCCTCTACCGCCGTTGGGCAGGCAAGAACGAGCTCGTCGTCGACGCGGTCGCGGTCCTCTTCGACGAGCTCGAACTCCCGGACCTGGGCAGCCTGGTGGCCGATGTGGAGGGCGTGGTCCTCCAGTTCGCGGCGCTCCTGGAACGCCCCGAGACGAAGACCGCGCTGATGGCGGTGGTGGCCGAATCCACTCGGGACGACGCCCTGCGCGGGCGGATCCGCTCGGCCATCGTCGACCGCCAGAAGCGGCTGGTTCTGGTCGGTCGCGAGCGCGCCCAGGCCCGCGGCGAACTCCCCTACGAGACCGACCCGGTGGTCTCCGCCCGCCACACCGACCTCATCTTCGACGTGGTGGCCGGCGCGGTGGTGCACCGGGCGCTGGTCAGCGCGGAACCGGTGGACGAGGAGTGGGCCCGGGAGTTCACCCTGCTGATCTGCTCGGGGCTGGCCGCGACGGCGTAGCCCCGTCCGCCCCCACCTCCTCGCGTGGCTGGCTTGGGAACGCTTTCGCGGGGCGCGCTCAGACCTGGTAACGCCCCGGCGCGAACAGCGACAGGTTCTCCTCCACCCACGCCGACGTCCGCTTCAGGCCGTCCTCCAGGCTCACTTCGGGCTGCCAGCCCGCCCACTCGCGGGCCCGGGTGTTGTCCGAAAGCAGGCGCTCCACCTCGCTGCCCGAGGGGCGCAGGCGGGCCGGGTCCGCTACCACGGAGGCCTCGCGGCCCGACGCGGTGATGAGCGCCCGGGCCAGGTCGCCGATGGCTATTTCGCGTCCGGTGCCGAGGTTGACGACCTCGCCGAGCGCCCGGTCGCACTCCGCGACCGCGAGGAAGCCCCGCGCGGTGTCGGTGACGTAGGTGAAGTCGCGGGTCGGGGTGAGCGAGCCGAGCTTGATCTCCCGTACGCCCGCATGGAGTTGGGCCAGGATGGTCGGGATCACGGCGCGGGCGGACTGGCGCGGGCCGTAGGTGTTGAAGGGGCGCACCACGGTGACCGGGAGCTCGAAGGCGTGCCAGTGCGAGAGCGCCATCATGTCGGCGCCGATCTTGGACGCGGAGTACGGCGACTGCGGCTGGAGGGGGTGCCGCTCGCTGATCGGCGCGGTCAGGGCGGTCCCGTACACCTCGCTGGTGGAGGTGTGGACGAGTCGGCGGACCGCGTGACGGCGGCAGGCCTCGGCGATGTTCTCGGTGCCGACGACGTTCGTCTGGACGTAGGCGCCCGGGGAGTCGTAGCTGTACGGGATGCCGATGAGGGCGGCGAGGTGGAAGACGGTGTCGCAGCCGGCGACCGCGTCCGAGACCCGGCCCGCGTCGCGGACGTCCCCGGCGATCATCTCCACCGACGGGTGGTCCATCAGATGCGCGAGGTGGCCCTTTTCGGCGTACGGCTTGTAGTGGACGAACGCCCTTACATGGGCGCCGAGTTCGACGAGGAGGTCGACGAGCGTCGAGCCGATGAAGCCTTCGGCGCCGGTGACGAGGACGGTGCGGCCCTGCCAAACGGTGGTGGTGCTCATGCTGCGTACTCCCTGGTGTACGAGGTGGGGTAGGAGGCGAGGTGGAGGACCCGGGCGGCCAGCAGGTCGGCGGCGTGGGCGTGGTGGCCGGGGTCGGCGGCGCCGCTCATCGCGGCGAGGCGGGCCGGGTTGGCCAGGAGGGGTTCGATGAGTCCGGCCAGGCGGAACGCGGTGGTCTCGGCGTCCGGCACGAGCAGGGCCGCGCCCGCGTCGGACAGGACCCGCGCGTTGTGGGTCTGGTGGTCGCCGGGGGCGTGCGGGTAGGGCACGAGGACGGCGGGCACGCCGGTCGCGGCGAGTTCGGCGACGGTCGCGGAGCCCGCCCGGCACACCACGAGGTCGGCGGCGGCGTACGCGAGGTCCATCCGGTCGAGATAGGGCACCGCCCGCGCTCCGGGCAGGCCGGTCAACTGGCGCTGGGTGTCGGTGAGTTGGGCCGGTCCGGTCTTGATGAGGAGGTGGACGTCGGCCCGCTCCCGCCACCGTTCGGCCAGACCGACCGCCGCCGCGGTGAGCCGGGCCGCGCCCAGACTGCCTCCGTTGACGAGGACGAGCCGCGCCCCGGGCGGCACGCCGAGCGCCCGGCGGGCCTCGCTCCGCAGCGCCGTACGGTCGAGCGAGGCGAGGGAGGCGGCGATGGGCATGCCGGTGGTGACGGCGTTCTCGCCGCCGGCCAGATGGGCGCGGCTGCGGTCGAAGGCGACCGCGATGTGCGGGGTGAGCCGGGCCGCGAACTGGTTGGCCCGCCCCGGCACCGCGTTGGACTCGTGGATGAGGCTGGGCAGCCCGGCCATTTTCGCGCCGACGATGACGGGCGCGCTCGGGTA
Protein-coding sequences here:
- the pyk gene encoding pyruvate kinase; amino-acid sequence: MRRSKIVCTLGPAVDSHEQLVALIEAGMSVARFNFSHGSQAEHQARYDRVRKAAEETGRAVGVLADLQGPKIRLAKFAEGPVELVRGDEFTITAEDVPGDKSICGTTYKGLPGDVTKGDPILINDGNVELKVISVEGPRVKTIVIEGGVISDHKGINLPGAAVNVPALSEKDIEDLRFALRMGCDLVALSFVRDADDVKDVHKVMDEVGRRVPVIAKVEKPQAVANMEGVVAAFDGVMVARGDLAVEYPLEKVPMVQKRLVELCRRNAKPVIVATQMMESMITNSRPTRAEASDVANAILDGADAVMLSAESSVGAYPIETVKTMSKIVEAAEEELLSKGLQPLVPGKKPRTQGGSVARAACEIADFLDGKALVAFTKSGDTARRLSRYRTCQPILAFTTDPGTRNQLALSWGVETYVVPHVDSTDAMVDLVDAELLKLKRYSEGDIMVITAGSPPGIPGTTNMVRVHHLGGTEQQ
- a CDS encoding D-alanyl-D-alanine carboxypeptidase family protein, producing MRLPISPQVRRALVALTAAAAAAGAAIGPASASGHLATPPKTPTPGAPGAPAKKEPPAGMSQAGGAQLGQPGDQLGAGAPALPPGLSALSWVVADADTGQVLGARNAHWPLPPASTLKMLFADTVLPAVPHDASRTVSDEDLKGMGDGSSAVGIVPGQTYKAPDLWRGVFLRSGNDAVHVLAAMNGGVEKTVADMQKKAEGLGAKDTHVLSPDGYDAPGQVSSAYDLTLFLRSGLKNRDFTEYCGTASADFPGGPNTKGKPFGISNTNRMLSGIDGVAKYPGLIGGKNGYTTNAGNTLAEAARRDGHTILVTVMNPQENKHDKVYTEMRQLLDWGFSAAGRTQPIGTLDPQAPAAAGSGKGASANGDAAGPGDDGIGALGWAGIGAAVVVAGGAGVLVLGRRRRTSRPQRGRGV
- a CDS encoding nitronate monooxygenase, which gives rise to MPTTTRPHPPLIQGGMGVAVSGWELARAVAGRGQLGVVSGTALDAVLARRLQLGDPGGHMRRALAAFPVPEAAAYVLDRYFVEGGVVRGERMRAMARLRVERGADAELLTVIGNFVEVWLAKEGHDGLVGVNYLAKIQLATAPALFGAILAGVDYVLVGAGIPGPIPALASRLARAEPVTTLVTVEGDEEPLSHVFDPRGGVMAQLRYGYGPLRRPDVLAIVSLPVLASYLVRDPATRPDGFVIERHRAGGHSAPPRGKLALDDGGEPVYGPRDHPDLAKVAALGIPFWLAGGAAHPERLAEARAMGAVGVQLGSAFALCQESGLRDELRTELRQRARAGTLRVRNDPRASPTAFPFKVAELPGTLSDDPVRAARRPVCDLGYLRTPARAANGGLVYRCAAEPVAAYVRKGGDAVDTAGRMCLCNGLLATVGLGQRRPGGTVEPPVVTLGQDLGFLADLSPDGRPYSAAQVIDWMTGAEALSQTPWPPGSSTG
- a CDS encoding DUF6114 domain-containing protein yields the protein MSAETTGSRDFRYWRLRFRAWRGHRPFWAGLLTMAGGVPIMYFPYANMHLGNVTLAMSTTAGAGSLIIGVLLVTLGLTMWFHSVVRTFAGVAAILLALISIPIANIGGFVIGFLLSLFGGALACAWVPTKPRRRDKVEAEQVENTPEPGTAATETTVDANGGRNSAG
- a CDS encoding DUF6230 family protein, which encodes MESQVRGGTRWKRFALVMVPSVAATAAIGVGLAQGALAASFSVSGVDFKVTAEKLDGQNLLQYGSVATGKSLQGQDMHNPVVVSGFSHADISKMCQSVVQPLPMGLGYVTMKLKAGGGQEKIAADNIYLDVSELSTDAKFTHIDIGVAAGEGKRDKDGNLVTSVQPGADGKVAPGSQYGFAQRADRAELSNVEQRAWATTAGSFKLPGLKLSLAVDKDAKKNECGSWQDEFKQ
- a CDS encoding tetratricopeptide repeat protein gives rise to the protein MQPRNMSMSGVVDLAAVKAAGEAKSKAEQARAEAARQGGAPAVAPSALVIDVDEATFERDVLTRSSEVPVVIDFWAEWCEPCKQLGPLLERLVVEYNGRLLLAKIDVDANQMLMQQFGIQGIPAVFAVVAGQALPLFQGAAPEAQIRETLDQLVLVAEERFGLTGIPVDPNAQAPAADAQVPAGPYDALLEAAVVALDSGDLAGAAQAYRNVLSDDPGNPEAKLGLAQAELLQRVQSLDPQQVRKDAAEKPADVAAQIAAADLDLVGGHVEDAFGRLVETVRRTFGDDREAARVRLLELFEVIGGDDPRVTAARTALARVLF
- a CDS encoding TetR/AcrR family transcriptional regulator — encoded protein: MPSSSRAARRSCTGRTGRPRSAEADAAILLATREALVDLGWSKLTMGDVATRAGVAKTTLYRRWAGKNELVVDAVAVLFDELELPDLGSLVADVEGVVLQFAALLERPETKTALMAVVAESTRDDALRGRIRSAIVDRQKRLVLVGRERAQARGELPYETDPVVSARHTDLIFDVVAGAVVHRALVSAEPVDEEWAREFTLLICSGLAATA
- a CDS encoding SDR family NAD(P)-dependent oxidoreductase produces the protein MSTTTVWQGRTVLVTGAEGFIGSTLVDLLVELGAHVRAFVHYKPYAEKGHLAHLMDHPSVEMIAGDVRDAGRVSDAVAGCDTVFHLAALIGIPYSYDSPGAYVQTNVVGTENIAEACRRHAVRRLVHTSTSEVYGTALTAPISERHPLQPQSPYSASKIGADMMALSHWHAFELPVTVVRPFNTYGPRQSARAVIPTILAQLHAGVREIKLGSLTPTRDFTYVTDTARGFLAVAECDRALGEVVNLGTGREIAIGDLARALITASGREASVVADPARLRPSGSEVERLLSDNTRAREWAGWQPEVSLEDGLKRTSAWVEENLSLFAPGRYQV
- a CDS encoding UDP-N-acetylglucosamine--N-acetylmuramyl-(pentapeptide) pyrophosphoryl-undecaprenol N-acetylglucosamine transferase, which encodes MRTPLSVVIGAGGTGGHIYPGLALAEALRRAVPDAVISFVGTTRGLEGELIPGAGYRLHTVDMIPFDPSLGAKRYLLPAALLKSGAQCRALLKAQGAQVAVGMGGYPSAPVIVGAKMAGLPSLIHESNAVPGRANQFAARLTPHIAVAFDRSRAHLAGGENAVTTGMPIAASLASLDRTALRSEARRALGVPPGARLVLVNGGSLGAARLTAAAVGLAERWRERADVHLLIKTGPAQLTDTQRQLTGLPGARAVPYLDRMDLAYAAADLVVCRAGSATVAELAATGVPAVLVPYPHAPGDHQTHNARVLSDAGAALLVPDAETTAFRLAGLIEPLLANPARLAAMSGAADPGHHAHAADLLAARVLHLASYPTSYTREYAA